One Salvelinus namaycush isolate Seneca unplaced genomic scaffold, SaNama_1.0 Scaffold593, whole genome shotgun sequence DNA segment encodes these proteins:
- the LOC120041962 gene encoding dynein regulatory complex protein 9-like has protein sequence MSVPLSGVELLSVCTVLQDCEAQLAVLGHIMPDTYRGRPEADKFVSADIGQVLEQQKGAEQNLKAARQFERESGRLSDATRELHRSQKELNRTLEEDPLSPDNLAKVQRDSQFVGHVIADVLAELQEKGTFHSLLFAVEEEKRRKANLQDIIIREEGSRRRTKALQRQLLDIRKEKTLELQVP, from the exons ATGTCGGTTCCTTTGTCTGGGGTAGAGCTGCTCAGCGTGTGTACAGTGCTCCAGGACTGTGAGGCACAGCTGGCAGTGCTGGGTCACATCATGCCCGACACCTACAGGGGTCGTCCAGAAGCTGATAAG TTTGTGTCAGCCGACATTGGACAGGTCCTTGAACAGCAGAAAGGGGCAGAGCAGAACCTGAAAGCAGCCCGTCAGTTTGAGAGAGAGTCTGGGAGACTGTCAGATGCCACCCGTGAGCTGCACAGATCCCAGAAGGAACTGAACCGCACGCTAGAGGAGGACCCACTGTCCCCTGACAACCTGGCCAAGGTGCAGAGAGACAG TCAGTTTGTGGGTCACGTGATTGCTGATGTGTTGGCAGAGCTGCAAGAGAAAGGGACCTTTCACAGCTTGCTTTTCGCTGTGGAAGAAGAGAAAAGAAGGAAGGCCAACCTCCAGGACATAATAATCAG GGAGGAGGGCAGCCGGCGGAGGACCAAAGCTCTTCAGAGACAGCTGCTTGACATCCGCAAGGAAAAAACTCTGGAGCTGCAGGTACCATAA